The segment TCAGAAGATGCTTTTGTTCCGAAGAACAGAACTGCTATCAATATTACCCAATAAGTATGCAACCGCCTTCTTTGGTAAAACATTTCTCACGAATAGTTAATCCCGTCCGAAATTTACCAGTTTTCGTTTCAATGTTCCATTACGGTTTTCGTTGTCTGGAAATAATAATAGTCTCTTGCCAGATTTTATTTCTATCTGTTTCAGGATACTCCCTGCCATAAAATGCCTGGCCAAGGTGATATACGGTGTTGTCCAGTAAAAAAGAGATTTCTGTTTGTTCTTCTTTTATTTCTTCCAGATTGATTTTGCAGATAATTCCGGAACGTCCAAACTTCAAATCATAGGATAGGTCATTTGGGTTTGGAGAACTCAACAGATACCAGCCATCCGCTTCCTTAATAATATTCCACTCCTCACAAATCCCTCCGTTATTTTCAGGAACCAAGGTAATGGTATAAGGTTTATCAGTCTTTAAATGGAAGCGGAATTTATTGATATATCTTGGCACATGTTCGCACCATACAAAGACTTCTGCATTTTCTTCGTCGCCCAGGGGCGATACATCGAAGGACAGAATTCCCTGGTTTGTTTTTCCGAATATATGATATGGATCTACCTTATCTTCTAAAGAAGGAACACCAGTAATGCCCTTGTAGCTAATCTCACTTTTTGTGGTAAAAATGCCATCTTCCGGTTTTTTAGGTGTTATGTAACTTGTCTTATACTGCCCGCCAAGATCGATAATTATTTGTTTAAATCGCTCGAGGAAAACACGAATATCTTCAGCACGGATATAGGTACCTCCCGTTTTACCAGAGATGTTTTCCAGTATTTCATCCTTACGAACTTTACCTAAACCTATACTATAAATATGAACATCACGTTTATTTGCAAGTGATATTAAATCCTCTGGCTGGCGCAGACTGGAATTGTCGAAACCATCAGAAATAAAGACCAAGGTCCTGAATGTCTTCGGATCCGGTTCCTCGGGAAATTGTTTTAACCCGTGATAAACAGCATCCCAGCAAATAGAAAAATCGCTGTAAATGTTTTTTTGGGAAAAATTAAGAATTTCTTCTCTCGCCTTTTGTTTGTGGGTAGTAAAAGGCTGGATGATAGATGGAGCCGCGTCCGGTCTGTGAAATTCGACAATGCCTATTTGATGGGTATCCTTCAGATGATCTATCAGGGAGTTTGCCCCAACAACCATGGTTTCAACGCCATTCCGGTACATTTTTATGGAAGCAGAAAAATCAAGTACCAGCATAACCTGCAAACAAAAATCATCCTGCCTGTAGAGATAGGGATTGCTTTCCAGATAGTCAATTTTTTTATCGTTTTCCCATATTTTCAAATTATTCATATCAAAATTTGCCGGATCAATCAAGACTGCGTGATCATCCTGATCCCTCAGGGAAAAGACAAACTGAATAGTACTTGGTTTTTGATGAGCAGTAGTAATGTTTTTCAAAAAAAGTTTCGTAAGGGGAGAAACAATGCGCAGTGAAGAAACCAGGCCAAATACTTCTCTGTCTGAGATATCAACAATTTTTATTGCGTATTTTTCTTCTCCCGGACGAAGCGGACTTTTAGGCGTCCACGTAAATCTGCCGTTGCTTCTTGTGTCATTTCTGTAATGGTATGATCTTGCTATGTTTTCCACCACAAAACCATTCTTTAACAGGAAGATGTCTGCATAATTACTTATATTTGGTGTTGCCGACCATTGAATGGTAATTTGTTCATCGATGGTGAGCGCTGCGTTATCAGAAGGGTTTAAAATCCTCAGGATTTTTTCCTCTTTAATGCCTATAGCAACAATCCTGATCGTTTTATTGCCGCCGTTTGATTTTACCAGTATTTCACCTTGATTAATTCCTTCAGAAAGCATGTCTCTGTTAACAGTGACCGTTATCTGTTTTTCCTCATGTCTTTCACACGTGCCTGATCTCAGCGGTATTGAAATCCATTCACCACCTCTGGTAATGTCAACTTCATAATACAATGTTTTTACGTAAGACAGATACCGCCACTTTTTTTCACCTATATTCTTCAGGGTTAATAATTGTCTTGCCTCTTTCTCCCCAAAATGTAATTCCGTTTGAGTGGTTTTGAGTACGGGGTCTACCCTTCCCAGGTAGATCAATACAATAATCGCAATAAGAGTAATACCAATAAAAGAGTAAATTATTTTTTTATAAGATATTTTCTTCATTGTTTATTCGGTACAGTATTGATGTGTGCTTTGAAAAACCGCTTTCCTCTGGCCACTTATTAAACCAAAAATCAAAGGGATTGCAAGTTTTTTAATTTTCAGGGTAAAATTGAAAAACACAGGAGAATTTATCTCAGCAAAGGCATTTCTTTATGAGCTACGACAATACCTTTCCGGGTAACGGTAAATTGTTTTGCATCCTCCCCTGGATGAAATCCAATTTGCATTCCATCCGGAATTTCTACAAATTTATCGATAATAGCTTTTCGAACAGTAACATTTTTACCAATCTTTACACCTTCCATAATAACGGAATCATGGATTTCGGTATTGGAATTAATGATAACGTCCGGAGAAATAACTGATCTTTGTACCTGGGCACCGTTGATAATGCAACCATTGGAGAGAAGGGAGTCTGCAACCATACCCTGTGTATTTTTTGAAAATACGGTCTTTGCAGGAGGAAACTGTGCGTGGTGGGTACGGATTGGCCAGTTTTTGTCGTAGAGGTTAAAAACTGGTTCAGCCTGAACAAGGTCCATATTGGCCTCCCAGTATGCATCTAGCGTTCCGATATCCCTCCAATACCTAGCCGTTTTATTATGGTTTTCATGAAAAACATATGCTAATAAACGATGTTTATTAATCATTGAGGGAATAATACTCCGGCCAAAATCATGTTCTGTATTTTTTTTTGTATCATCAATTATACGTTTTATCAGCATCTCTGTGTTAAAGAGATAGATTCCCATGGATGCCATTACTATTTCCGGGTTTGAAGGAAGGGGTATCGGGTCGGATGGTTTTTCATGAAAAGCTATGATTTGTTGTTTATTATCAATACCAATGATTCCAAATCTTTTTGCCTCACTTACAGGTACTTCAATGCAAGGTATGGTAAGATCGGCATTCTGTGTTATATGGAACGCTATCAGCTCCCGGTAATCCATTTTGTAAATGTGGTCACCTGCCAGGATCAGTACCATTTCCGGACGTTCTCTTTCAAGAATATAGATATTTTGATATACAGCGTCAGCCGTACCCTGATACCACATATCACTTATTCTTTTCTGCGGAGGTATATTCTCGATAAAATCTCCCAACTCATTATTAAATATATTCCACCCAAACCTTAAATGCCTGTCCAGAGAATAAGATTTATACTGCGTCAGCACGCATATCCTTCTCAATCCTGAGTTAATGCAGTTACTCAGCGTAAAATCAATAATACGGTAAATACCTCCGAACGGGACTGCCGGCTTTGCCCTGTCCTTCGTTAAAGGATAAAGTCGTTCTCCCTGCCCGCCAGCCAGTACCATTACCAGTACTTTTTTAAATATGGAATCGTTAAAAATCATATCTTCTCCCAAAATTATCAGTCAATCAATTCCTTTATTTTATTTTTTAATACGCTTAAATCAGATGATTTAACGACATATGCATCGGCCAGCCATGTCATAAAATTATCCTGATAACTGCTATAGGCTGTATTAATAATGACAGGTGTCTCTTTGTGTTCACTCAGGATCTTTCCCATGGATTCGATACCATTCATCTTCGGCATATTGATGTCCATTACTACGAGATCCGGAAAATGATCTCTTACCTTTTGTATCGCTTCAATGCCGTCCTTTGCCGTTATCACCCCATATCCCTCCAGAGATAATTCTTGTTTATAAAGCAAAAGTTGATTTTTATCATCATCAACAATAAGGATGGTTTTCATTTTTCACCTCGCCGAAAATGGTAATTTTACATAACTTATTTTTCATTCTTGTTTAATCTGAAAATTATACCATGTATAAGCCATGACTGCACGATAAATTCATTGCAAGGGAACTGAAAATTTATCGTGGGAGAGACGAAACAGAATGCTTGTAAAATAAAGGAAGGGACAACATGTTCTGTGCGTGCTTGTGTGTTTGGAACGCTGGTGTGAATTGTCAAATTTATTTGCGTTAAAAATCAGTCTGATTTATAATTATCGTCCTGAATCAAAAATCACTCAAATGGAACGTGTGAAATTTCTGTAGCGATGGGATTTTTAAAAAAATTTCTTATTGCTTATGTAGTAAAAAGAAGTGTATTATTGTAGATAAGAACTTGTCGTTTCGAAAGCCAGGATTGATTACCGGGCAAAAGGGAGGATGGCAATGGCCGAACATTTAGAGGCACTGCTGGAAAAAATAAGGCGGGATGGAATAGACAGGGCCAGAGAAGAGGCAATGAAGATCGAAGAGATGGCCCGAGAAGAGGCAGACAGGATCATTGCTGATGCAAAAAACAAGGCAGAAGAAAAAATCAAAAAGGCAGAAGAAGAATCCAACCGCATGAAACAGGCCCTCCTTGATGAACTTGAACTGGCGGCTCGTGATCTTGTTCTTTCTCTGGAAAAAAGAGTACTGGAGTTGTTCAAAAATGTATTAGAAGAAAAATTGAATACGTCTTTCACAAAGGATCCGGTTTATTTTATCCGTACCATTTTTCATAAATGGCAATCTTCTGTACAGGGCTGGAAAATCTGTCTTTCCAAACAGGATTCGGAAAAACTGACGGAAGAACTGCTGGCTGCTTTACAAAAAAAGATCAAAGAAGGAATTGAAATACAAATTGACCCTGAGATAAAAGCAGGATTTAAAGTTATGGTTAAAGACGGAAGCTATTATCTGGACTTTACTGCAGGGACGATGGCAGAATTGCTCATGGAAAGGGTGTCTCCTGTTTTACAAAGGGTACTCAGGAAAGTAAAGGAGCAAAAAATGAATGAACCTTGATCTCTATTACCTGATACCATCATTGCCGGAAATAAAAGAAGATAAAAAACCGATTATAGGTTCTTATGGATTTTTAGACCTGTGTCGTCCGTATCTGTCTACCCGTGAATTTATTTACCTTGAAAAATCCAGGTTGTATACATTTGACTGGCATAACCCTTTTGAACCGGTAAGAGAATGGTATCGTATGGAAAGTGACTTCCGGAACCAGATGGTAGAACTGAGGGCAGAAAAAACAGGCAAACAGCCGTTAAAATTTTTCCGTGGTGAGTATCTTCGCGGCAAGATAGACGAAGATGTACGCATTCTTCTCCAGATTCAGGAGCCAGATGAAATGGCCGAAGCGCTTTTTAAAAGGCGATGGCATTTGCTAAACCGTTTACATTCCGGCCAGTTCTTTACGCTGGAATGGTTGGGCATCTACTATCTTAAATTACAACTTGTAGAAGAGCGTTTTAAATATTCGAAAGAGGCAGGGGAAAAAAATCTTCATATTTTTCTTATAAAGGATTCAGAATACCATGGATGATGTTCGTGGACATATCCGTGCTGTCAGGGGGAGTATGGTAACCGTTGTTTTTGATGGTCGTATCCATCAAAATGAAATAGCGTATGTGTTTTGCGGGAAAGAAAAATTAAAAGCTGAAGTTTTGCGTATTGATCAAAATCTGGCAATTTTACAGGTTTTTGAAGAGACAAGCGGATTGCGGGTTGGAGACGAAATAGTTTTTACTGGTAAACTTCTGAGTGTTGATGTTGGACCAGGATTGCTTGGACAGGTGTATGACGGATTGCAAAATCCTCTTGAAAAACTGGCCGAGAAAGCGGGCAATTTCTTAATCCGTGGTTTGAGTTATGATGCGCTCGATAAAAATCGCCTGTGGAATTTTCTCCCTCTGACAAATGCAGGCAAAAAAGTGAAAGCCGGATCTTTTCTGGGAGAGGTGGGGGAAGGTGCTATCAGTCACAAAATAATGGTTCCTTTTCACTTTCGGGGTTATCTGGAAGTTAAGTACATCACGGATTCCGGGGCGTATACTATTCATGACACAATTGCTGAACTGATGGACAGGGAAGGTACTACACATAAAGTCAGTATGTGTTTTACCTGGCCGGTAAGGGTACCAGTCACCTGCTATGAAGAGAGGTTGTTGCCGGAAGAACCTCTGTTAACCGGAACCAGGATTATTGACACTTTTTTCCCCGTAGCACGAGGAGGTACCTACTGCATCCCCGGGCCCTTCGGGGCAGGCAAAACGGTTCTCCAGCAGATAACCAGCCGTTATGCCAAAGTAGACATTGTAATCATCGTGGCTTGCGGTGAACGTTCGGGAGAGGTTGTGGAGACCATGCGGGAATTTCCAAAACTTACTGATCCAACAAGCGGTCGAACCCTTATGGAAAGGACGATTATTATCTCCAATACCAGCTCTATGCCGGTTGCTGCCCGTGATTCTTCGGTATATACCGGCATTACCCTGGCTGAATATTACCGGCAGATGGGTTTGGATGTATTACTTCTTGCAGATTCAACGTCACGCTGGGCTCAGGCTATGCGCGAAATGTCAGGATTGCTGGAAGAAATACCCGGAGAAGAAGCCTTCCCTGCGTATCTGGAATCACGTATTGCACGTTTTTACGAGCGGGCCGGCCTGATCAGACTCCAGGATGGTTCTGCCGGTTCTATTACCATTGGCGGGACAGTAAGCCCAGCAGGCGGTAATTTCGATGAGCCGGTTACCCAGTCTTCTCTTAAGGTAGTAGGAGCATTTCATGGTCTCTCCCGGGAACGCGCGGGGGCCCGTCGTTTCCCTTCCATCCATCCGCTGGAAAGCTGGAGTAAATACCGGAGCGTTCTCCCGGAAGAACTGGTAAAACATGCCAGGAAACTTCTGAGAAAAGGAAATGAAGTGTTCCAGATGATGTCTGTTTTGGGCGAAGAGGGAATTACCATAAAAGATTATCTGGACTATTTACGCAGTGAATTGATCGATGCGGTATATTTACAACAAAACTCATTTGATGAGACGGATGCATTTTGCCCTCGCCAGCGGCAGGAATATGTCTTTTCTTTTTTGATTGAAACACTGAATAG is part of the Candidatus Jettenia sp. AMX2 genome and harbors:
- a CDS encoding VWA domain-containing protein gives rise to the protein MKKISYKKIIYSFIGITLIAIIVLIYLGRVDPVLKTTQTELHFGEKEARQLLTLKNIGEKKWRYLSYVKTLYYEVDITRGGEWISIPLRSGTCERHEEKQITVTVNRDMLSEGINQGEILVKSNGGNKTIRIVAIGIKEEKILRILNPSDNAALTIDEQITIQWSATPNISNYADIFLLKNGFVVENIARSYHYRNDTRSNGRFTWTPKSPLRPGEEKYAIKIVDISDREVFGLVSSLRIVSPLTKLFLKNITTAHQKPSTIQFVFSLRDQDDHAVLIDPANFDMNNLKIWENDKKIDYLESNPYLYRQDDFCLQVMLVLDFSASIKMYRNGVETMVVGANSLIDHLKDTHQIGIVEFHRPDAAPSIIQPFTTHKQKAREEILNFSQKNIYSDFSICWDAVYHGLKQFPEEPDPKTFRTLVFISDGFDNSSLRQPEDLISLANKRDVHIYSIGLGKVRKDEILENISGKTGGTYIRAEDIRVFLERFKQIIIDLGGQYKTSYITPKKPEDGIFTTKSEISYKGITGVPSLEDKVDPYHIFGKTNQGILSFDVSPLGDEENAEVFVWCEHVPRYINKFRFHLKTDKPYTITLVPENNGGICEEWNIIKEADGWYLLSSPNPNDLSYDLKFGRSGIICKINLEEIKEEQTEISFLLDNTVYHLGQAFYGREYPETDRNKIWQETIIISRQRKP
- the glgC gene encoding glucose-1-phosphate adenylyltransferase — encoded protein: MIFNDSIFKKVLVMVLAGGQGERLYPLTKDRAKPAVPFGGIYRIIDFTLSNCINSGLRRICVLTQYKSYSLDRHLRFGWNIFNNELGDFIENIPPQKRISDMWYQGTADAVYQNIYILERERPEMVLILAGDHIYKMDYRELIAFHITQNADLTIPCIEVPVSEAKRFGIIGIDNKQQIIAFHEKPSDPIPLPSNPEIVMASMGIYLFNTEMLIKRIIDDTKKNTEHDFGRSIIPSMINKHRLLAYVFHENHNKTARYWRDIGTLDAYWEANMDLVQAEPVFNLYDKNWPIRTHHAQFPPAKTVFSKNTQGMVADSLLSNGCIINGAQVQRSVISPDVIINSNTEIHDSVIMEGVKIGKNVTVRKAIIDKFVEIPDGMQIGFHPGEDAKQFTVTRKGIVVAHKEMPLLR
- a CDS encoding response regulator, translated to MKTILIVDDDKNQLLLYKQELSLEGYGVITAKDGIEAIQKVRDHFPDLVVMDINMPKMNGIESMGKILSEHKETPVIINTAYSSYQDNFMTWLADAYVVKSSDLSVLKNKIKELID
- a CDS encoding V-type ATP synthase subunit A; amino-acid sequence: MDDVRGHIRAVRGSMVTVVFDGRIHQNEIAYVFCGKEKLKAEVLRIDQNLAILQVFEETSGLRVGDEIVFTGKLLSVDVGPGLLGQVYDGLQNPLEKLAEKAGNFLIRGLSYDALDKNRLWNFLPLTNAGKKVKAGSFLGEVGEGAISHKIMVPFHFRGYLEVKYITDSGAYTIHDTIAELMDREGTTHKVSMCFTWPVRVPVTCYEERLLPEEPLLTGTRIIDTFFPVARGGTYCIPGPFGAGKTVLQQITSRYAKVDIVIIVACGERSGEVVETMREFPKLTDPTSGRTLMERTIIISNTSSMPVAARDSSVYTGITLAEYYRQMGLDVLLLADSTSRWAQAMREMSGLLEEIPGEEAFPAYLESRIARFYERAGLIRLQDGSAGSITIGGTVSPAGGNFDEPVTQSSLKVVGAFHGLSRERAGARRFPSIHPLESWSKYRSVLPEELVKHARKLLRKGNEVFQMMSVLGEEGITIKDYLDYLRSELIDAVYLQQNSFDETDAFCPRQRQEYVFSFLIETLNRIPEFSEKEKARSFFARLQQLFIDWNYSPWGSEAFAGTEDLIRRMIDEVAGKSHE